The window ccaatctaaACAGAGTATGATAGCTAGTTATAGGATTAATAGTATTTTGGGTAGcaatatagaaatattgaatacaagacaaGGGATATTATTTGCTCTTTGTGTATATCTCTTGCAAAGTCATATTTAGGCTACAGTGTACAGTTTTGGTATCTTTTCCTCAAGAACATTGAATTGATAGAGAGATTTGGAGAAGGGACACTGATACAATACCTGGGATGGTTGAATTGTCCTGTGAGGACAGACTAAAAATCTCTGAATTTATTTTCTCTGGAGAGAAGCAAGGTCAGATGGGATTTGGTTATggtatttaagattattaatgGTATTGATAATATTGATTCTTCAAACGTTTTTGTCTAGCAGTAAAAACAATAGGACAAAAGGTCAAAAATTCAAATTATGGTAGAGTAGGAGTCACTAGCAatttagacagtattacttttcaaacgcATTTAGTTTTTGAAATTAGCTCCCTTCAAGGATGGTGGAGGCAGAAAATGTAACTGAGTTTAAGAAACAATTGGATGAATACATTAATAGTAAGGGGTGGTTATATTTAGGAgttggaagggacatccttgatgggCTAATAACTTCCATGTATCCCTTTGAAGTTTTATAAAACGTATACCATACCATCAATGTCCTACACAGAGTAGGATTCTTATAGCATTGGTGAAGAATTAAGAATGCTGAAAGGAAAGcatatatgaaaaaaaagtgAGAAGACTCAAGCCCACAATTGGGAAACaaataaatgcataaaaaatCAAAAGATTTTATGTCCCACTGATGAAAATCAGGATGATAAAGTATATAGttaacaatgatgaaaaataatCAGATAGAATAATGAATGCAAAATTACTATTAATAAAGatgtgtaatgtgtaaactatTGAAATATTCCCAGTTCATAAAGTACTGATAAATATCTCATGGATAAACCATCTAAATGTATCTAGTCCACAAAGAATGTGTAAACTGACTAGAATTAcctataaaatacattaaaaattcatacCTAACTAACCACACCTCTAAATTAACTAAGACTACAAAGGACACATAATTACATCATCCTACACTGATGAAAATTAGGATCAAAAGGCACACAGTTAACAGAGACAAATACCACTCAGAACAAAGGATTAGATGTTACTTGTAGTAATGATATGTAAAGTACACACCAAAGTGAATGACATGGCAGCATAACAACTGGTAGAAGATATCAGAGAAAAATCTGCAAATTTACTTCTCATTAATTCCATTGTTTCTTAGAACACTGtcatattgaaacaaaaaataaattgctGGCTGTGTATATGAATCTAATGCCCTCTGAATTAACATCTGTACCTCCTCTGCAGATAAAATCAAAACCAATTCCAAGGAAGTCATATCAGAAACCACAGTAACATAGATAATATAACAAGTATCTAAGTAGTTGATACATTGATCTAAAATTCATCCTACAAGTGAATGGAAGAAAAGTAAGATGAAACtgttgaaagaaaatgaaacaacaaatcaGCAAGTTCTTAAACTGTTACTGTAGGTTAGAAAATTCATGTTTTAAGAATGGCATGTCAATCAAGAAAATTCACATTGAGCAAGAAACGCAGATAAGGTTAGTTGCATCAATATAGATGGCACAGTACTATAGGTGGTGAGTTGTCACATGATGTGTACATATTCAGAAACGTGCactaattgtaaaaatatattttaaacaatgcttAGAGGGAAGAAAAGGATTAAGACAGCTTTGGAGAATAGCTTGATCACACTGTAGTGTACAGCACCAATAAtcccattattttatttctgggTAGCAGACTTCTTGAAAAACTCTGATAAAATCTGATACCCTTTAAACATTTCTAGTTTATACTTTCTAATATTATAAGTATAAAATCTGTTAGATGAAAGagtgaaacaaaaaacattttaatagctGATCAGAATTGCTGATgacttttacatatatacatttaaaatctATCATCTACTATTATTTCACTGTGCAGATTTCTCCTAAAAATATCTCTACTTCAGTGATAATTGTACCCATTAACTAGTTCTATTCTGTAACAGATGTCATTGAATAATtcagtaagtttaaaaataaaatatttacatttcagatATTAAACTTGATGGTTGGTAGTTCAAGAACATGAACACTTTTTTAAATGTCTTGGTTGGTTTATTAGATATCTGACAATATTGTACATATTTAACTATACAAATTTGTTGCTTTACTAATatggaatgtttaaaaataataaaattgttaatgttcTGTAGTCCATACTGTACatgttattgtttaattctgGAACATTTCAGTGCCTTTGTTCTATAACACTTGTGTTTACTTgtgtaacagtaaaaaaaaccaCAACAATTGCTAATTCTTTTTTAGAGCTTCACACTTGTTAATAATGTACGAGATGTTTTCTGTATacgtattttttaacagaaaacaaaacttaaaaataatgatttacttttaaattaattacaggATGATGATGACATTAGAATTAAATTGTTGTGTttatctacaataaaatattatatatcctTGTGTATGTGACTGCTATAACTGCAAGaggaagaaatgtttttaattaaaaatgttggtaatataacagaaaatatcttaatCCAGAAATGCTTTATGTTTAAAACTGCACAGGGGCCGTCACTCAAGATTGTTGGTTTCAACCTACAAAGTGCATGCTATTTTCATAACCAGCTTTATGTTGGGTGCTCCAATGTTGGTGTTAATGAGAACTTCTCAACTTGGTAACAAATGGGAAAACAACCAATATATCAATATAATGACATGAGAAAAGCTTGGTACTTCCCCAAGTaactacatataatattttagaatatttttagatCCATCATAATACTCACCACATTCTTAGCACAAAAGGCATGACAATAATGAAAGTGTGTCTGGTGTTCTTTCACAATACAAGCTATATGACTGAGGTCATCTGGTTCTTGAGATgcacagtaaatattttgaatttgatgATCACAGATGTTTTGCTAAgggtaaaatatgttaaatattttatatgaataagtATAAAAAGTGTATACAAGAAAAATCTAAGAAGTACATGAAAGAAAGCATGTGATTTGCATTGTAGgtttttaacaaaaatgtgtaaatattatatttatttacatatcataaactttttcatatttttttagattttactgATGAATATTTTTCCAAGTGAATATATTTCACTAACAGCTAATCAAAGTTCATTTGAACATACTCTTAACTTGAACTTGTATTTGATTGCATATAAACCAAGACATACTTCAAAAAACAACTacttaatacagaaaataattgtCTTCAACCACAGGGAAGTTACTTTTCAACAAATTTCTTCaacattttgattattaattaaacaaaatagtaaatcCAGTTACTAGGTGgacttaaaataaaattctggGTCTTTCATGGATCTATAAAGTAAATTAGAAATTACAGGAAGTTTTTACTCTGCAATAAGAGCTACCATATGAGAAAGTTTTAGTTGTTCCAAACTGCTgatgttttaaattgtgtttaagATACCATACCTTAGTGAGGGCATCAGCGAATTTCACTCCTGTGCAAGAAATGGACAATAAGACCTCATGTGTTTTTGCAGTCTCTCTTAAGTTTTTGTAGGGGTTCATGTATGAATTTCATCCCTTTCAATTCTTTTACGATGGTGGAACCACGATACTGTCATATAAATAGAGACATTAAATCTAAACTAAAACCCAATGTAAATATGATATGATAATACAGGACATGAATATTATGCCACGCTAGACAAAGGTGTACAGAGAATATCTCAGTCaagaaaaatatgagaaaaatgtACTTTAAGAAATTActacttaataataaaactttgaattcatgtgacactcaaaacagatgaaaatattatcacatcgCATACACCTCATTAAAGGCAAATAAAGACTAAAATCTTAGAAAATACCGTATAGTTTGAAAATTAAGATAATAAGTTAACACTTCTTACATACAGTTCCTAAtgctaataaaatattacattttgaattttgtatgtCAAGAAAGATATAATGAAAGCTTTACTAATATTACATCACTATTGAAAGAATGGATATGTCATGAACTAGCACAGCCATGAAGCCAATGTTCATATCATacagttattaaaaaaagaatatttctgg of the Tachypleus tridentatus isolate NWPU-2018 chromosome 13, ASM421037v1, whole genome shotgun sequence genome contains:
- the LOC143238566 gene encoding ankyrin repeat and sterile alpha motif domain-containing protein 1B-like; protein product: MNPYKNLRETAKTHEVLLSISCTGVKFADALTKQNICDHQIQNIYCASQEPDDLSHIACIVKEHQTHFHYCHAFCAKNVPVFFAVIFNRTRL